In a single window of the Danio aesculapii chromosome 20, fDanAes4.1, whole genome shotgun sequence genome:
- the zgc:112001 gene encoding ankyrin repeat domain-containing protein 9 — protein sequence MEDERKQHKFISFLFYQAVRDLKPVWMLEDMRTMETFYWEEDAKQRTYSPSEALLYAIVHDHRPYAQYLLSRFSDEALEMPGERFCCCPSSAPHLAMAVRYDRRDILAHILQVAHRLPGLRSYMNRGGCFHLEDGKTPLHLACELLRADAVMLLLGNGASPQAEDHNGMTPLDVVLQQLRDSKANVGAKKSCLENLLMFMPEMRFKMKSSLQKERQCWSKVLGEDKLNYLIGREPAPLFLIAMRRILAQLPPEQFPSSLDKLPIPAALKPRAHRGRLSVA from the coding sequence ATGGAGGACGAGCGCAAGCAGCACAAGTTCATCTCGTTCCTGTTCTACCAGGCGGTGCGCGACCTGAAGCCTGTGTGGATGCTGGAGGACATGCGCACCATGGAGACCTTCTACTGGGAGGAGGACGCCAAGCAGAGGACCTACAGCCCGTCCGAGGCGCTGCTCTACGCGATCGTGCACGACCACCGGCCGTACGCGCAGTACCTGCTCAGCCGATTCTCGGACGAGGCGCTGGAGATGCCGGGAGAGCGCTTCTGCTGCTGCCCGTCCTCAGCGCCGCACCTGGCCATGGCCGTGCGTTACGACCGGCGCGACATCCTGGCGCACATCCTGCAGGTGGCGCATCGGCTGCCCGGCCTGCGCTCCTATATGAACCGCGGCGGCTGCTTCCACCTGGAGGATGGCAAGACCCCTCTCCACCTGGCCTGCGAGCTGCTGCGCGCGGACGCAGTCATGCTGCTGCTAGGCAACGGCGCGTCGCCGCAGGCCGAAGACCACAACGGCATGACGCCGCTGGACGTGGTGCTGCAGCAGCTGCGGGACTCGAAGGCGAACGTCGGCGCCAAGAAGTCGTGCCTGGAGAACCTGCTGATGTTCATGCCGGAGATGCGCTTCAAGATGAAGAGCTCGCTGCAGAAGGAGCGCCAGTGCTGGAGCAAGGTGCTCGGAGAGGACAAGCTCAACTACCTCATCGGCCGCGAGCCCGCGCCGCTCTTCCTCATCGCGATGCGCCGGATCCTCGCGCAGCTGCCGCCCGAGCAGTTCCCGAGCAGCCTGGACAAACTGCCCATCCCGGCCGCGCTCAAGCCGAGAGCGCACCGCGGCCGCCTGTCGGTGGCGTAG